A genomic window from Emys orbicularis isolate rEmyOrb1 chromosome 8, rEmyOrb1.hap1, whole genome shotgun sequence includes:
- the GNPDA1 gene encoding glucosamine-6-phosphate isomerase 1 — MKLIILENYAQASEWAAKYIRNRIIQFNPGPDKYFTLGLPTGSTPLGCYKKLIEYYKNGDLSFKYVKTFNMDEYVGLPRDHLESYHSFMWNNFFKHIDISPENTHILDGNAADLQAECDAFEGKIKAAGGIELFVGGIGPDGHIAFNEPGSSLVSRTRVKTLAMDTILANARFFDGDLSKVPTMALTVGVGTVMDAREVMILITGAHKAFALYKAIEEGVNHMWTVSAFQQHPSTVFVCDEDATLELKVKTVKYFKGLMLVHNKLVEPLYSMKETGAERRQSKKPYSD; from the exons ATGAAACTCATCATTCTTGAGAACTATGCGCAAGCCAGTGAGTGGGCTGCAAAATACATTAGGAATCGAATTATCCAGTTTAACCCTGGCCCAGACAAATACTTCACTCTTGGACTTCCCACAG GAAGCACTCCTTTAGGATGTTACAAAAAGTTGATTGAGTATTACAAGAATGGAGACTTGTCCTTCAAATATGTGAAAACCTTTAATATGGATGAATATGTAG GTCTCCCAAGGGATCACCTGGAAAGTTATCACTCCTTCATGTGGAATAACTTTTTCAAGCACATTGACATCTCTCCAGAAAACACCCATATTCTGGATGGAAATGCAGCTGACCTACAGGCGGAGTGTGATGCTTTTGAGGGGAAAATCAAAGCAGCTGGTGGAATCGAACTCTTTGTTGGAG GTATTGGCCCAGATGGTCATATTGCCTTCAACGAGCCCGGCTCAAGTCTGGTGTCCAGAACTAGAGTGAAGACATTGGCTATGGACACCATATTGGCTAATGCTAGATTCTTTGATGGCGACCTCTCCAAAGTCCCCACAATGGCTCTCACAGTTGGAGTAGGCACAGTCATGGATGCTAGAGAG gTTATGATTCTAATCACAGGAGCCCATAAAGCGTTTGCTTTGTACAAAGCCATTGAGGAAGGGGTGAACCACATGTGGACAGTGTCTGCCTTTCAGCAGCATCCCAGCACTGTCTTTGTGTGTGATGAGGATGCCACCCTAGAACTCAAAGTTAAAACAGTGAAATACTTTAAAG GTTTAATGCTTGTTCATAACAAGCTTGTGGAACCCTTATACAGTATGAAGGAAACAGGAGCAGAAAGAAGACAGTCTAAGAAGCCGTACAGTGACTAG